CTATATACAAGTTGGGATTGTTGAAGAGAAACCTGATGGTGTTATAGTAAGAGGAGCAGCTATGCTAAGTACTGCTGGTCCCTATTCGGAAATGTTATGGTATTTACCGAATATTAGGAGGGATACTGATCCTAGATATGCAATATATTTCTCTATTCCTACAGAGACAAAAGGTGTTAAATTCTTAGCAAGAAGAGGATTTCCTCCAAGGGAAGGAGGAGAATTTGAATACCCTATATCATCAAGATTTGAAGAGAGTGATGCTATACTAGTCTTTGATAATGTTTTCGTACCCTACGATAGAATAATATTCTTCAAAAAACCAGAATTAATTGAAGATTTGATGTGGCACACTGTTAGTTTAAGAGGATGGTTCAACTGGCATTTTGTTATACAACACTACTCTAGGCTTAAGTTCTTAGCAGGATTAGCAATAGCTGTAGCAGAGGCTGCTGGGATAAATAATTTCATAAATGTCCAAGAAAAAATTGGTGAAATACTTATTTATGTTGCATTAAATGAGGCTGCACTTTATGCTTCAGTTGAAAGGGCTCAAGAATTGCCAAATATAGCAAGACCTGATCCCTACATTTCTATTTCAGCAAGTCATTTCAATATGAAGGCTGTTCCAAGGGCAAATGAAATTTTGAGATTAATATCAGCTGGTTCATCAATTCCAGTTCCTGCTGGAATTAAAGATTTTGAAAACCCAGAAGAGAGGAGATTGTTAGATAAGTATATGGCAATGAAAGGGTTAAACGCTTTAGAGAGAGTAAAGCTATTTAACTTATTATGGGATGTTATAGGATCTGAGTCTGGAATGAGGTATGAGCAATACGATAGGTTTAGTAGAGGCGATCCGACAATAAGATGGGCACAGACATATACAGAGGTATTTAAAGATAGGAAAAATGAATTTGTAAAATTAGTTAAAGAAATAATGGATCAAATGCCAAATCCTAAAGCATAAGGTGTTATTCCGTTTGACAAAGTTTTTATCTTTTTTAGTTAATAACACTAGAAAGTTAGGAATTCTAAATGGAAATTATATATATGAAGTGAAGGATTTTTATTCTACTGAGCCTAAAGGCGAGGCTTATAAAATTGATGAAATAGAGTTTGACATACCAGTTATGCCATCAGCGATCATTTGCACACTAGTAAATACTCCGGGAATGATAGGGGTTAAGGATAAAAGTGAAGCAAGAGAATTTATAAAATCTCCGAAGTTCTTTCTTAAATTACCCTCTGTAGCAATTCCTCATAAAAAACCAATTATAACTCCTAAAGATGCAATAAGACCAGAAGTAGAAATTGGCGTAATTACAAGAAAAATAAAGAGAGGTGCTACGCTTAACGAAATTAAGAAAAACATAATTGGTTATACAGTATTTAACGATATAACGTACCCGCCGGGAATAAAGGAAGATTCTTATTACGCATACAGAAGAGATCCTTCAGACGGGAAAGTTAAAAAACTACTAATCAGAGGAACTCATTTCAGAAACAAGGTAAGGGACTCTTTTGCTCCATTCGGACCATGGATAGTTACACCAGAAGAGATCGATGATGTTAACTCACTAGAAATGAAGAGTTACTACGATGGAAAATTGGTACAAGAAGGCAATTCTGAGGATTTTGTCTTTTCCATAGAAGAGATTATATTGGAACTAACAAAGTATGTAACTTTACCAGAGTTCTCACTAATATCATCTGGAAGTGTAGGATATATAGGTGCTGAAGAAGTATCAGAGTTCTCACTAAAACCAATTAACAATGCAATTATGGTTGCTGAAGTTGAAAAGATAGGTAAACTTGAAAATCCTACTATAATTGATGAGAATAACGTTTAATAACTAGAGCACCTATTACTGTAGTCAGAATTGACATGAAAACTATACTCTCAAACTCATTTTGATCTAAAGCGTTTAGACTTAAACCTATTGATGCTACTACTAAGCCAGTTTCTCCTCTAGGGACCATTCCTAGGGCAATAATCATTGCCCTTTTAAGATCTTTAATATATAGATAAGCAAATGGCATAATTCCGAGCATTTTAAAAATAGTTGCTATACTCGTGAGCTCCAGCGCAAGTAATAAAGTGTTTAAATTAATTAAAAGCAAATTTACTTCCGCTCCAACAGTTACAAAGAACATCGGACCAAATACTGAGAGTACTATAGTAACAATTTCCTTAATTTTTTCACTCTTCAAGGAATTAGAGATTGATACACCAGCTACAAAGGCAGATATAATTGGGGAATATCCTAAATAAACCATAAATAATGTTAATCCAAATAATACGAGCATTGTGAATTCTTCTATATAAACATCACTCAACTTGTTAGCTATCCTTGGGATAATCGTTATGGAAAGAAATAAAATTACTAACCAAATTACAATTAGTGACACTATTCTTAAAGATATAGACGTTATAACTATAGTGGAGTTTTTAATAAGAATAAGTACTGTAGATAATAAGATTAAATCTACTATATCATCTACGGCTGACGCAGAAATTAAAAACTTAACACCCTTAGTATTAATCCCCTCTATTAGATATGCTACAGCAGCTAAACTTGTAGCACCTAAGCTTACTCCCAAAAATAATGCCGAATTGCTTCCGAAAGAGTTAGCATATATAAAATATCCGGCAAAAAATGGTAATAATGCACCGAAAGTGGCTCCCATAAATCCTAATATTCCGGCTTCTTTAAGCGGACTTAGACCATGTTCTAAACCAGAAGCAAAGATAATAAGAATTACAGCAAATTCAGATATAAAAAGGACGTATTGATCTAGAGTTATTAGATGAAAACCCAAAATATCATTTATCAGCCCACCAACTGCATAAGGTCCTATGATCATACCAGCAATAAGTTCGCTTACCAGGTCTGGCAAATCAATTTTTCTTAGCTGTGTCTTAAAAAATTCAGCAATAAAAATAAAAAGAGCTATATCAAAAAGAGCTATATAAATTTCTTCCATGACGGTAATAATTTTTTTTATAAAAATAAAATTAACTTTTACCTATCTCAGCCTTAAACTCCTCATAAGCCTTCTTAACTTCTTCTACTGAAGCCTCATTTTCAAGCGTTGTAATATCACCTACCGGTTGATTAGTAATAACAGCCTTAACTACTCTTCTCATAATCTTACCACTCCTAGTTTTTGGAAGTTTAGATACAAAGTAAATACTGGATAATGTAGCAATAGGACCAACCTTATCTCTAACAGTCTTCAGTATATCATCCATAAGATTTTTACTTGGCGAAACACCTTGCTTAAGAATAACAAATGCCACTGGTACTTCACCTTTCACCGGATCTGGAACTCCTACAACTGCCGCTTCAGCAACGGCTGGATGTTCAATAATCGCAGACTCTAACTCATATGTTCCTAATCTATGTCCAGCTACTTTAATTACCTCATCAGCCCTACCTAATACCCAGAAGTATCCATCAGAGTCTTTAACTGCATAATCTCCAGCATAGAACATTCCCGGGAATTTAGACCAATATATTTTAATATACCTCTCCGGATCCCTATGTATTGTTAATGGCATTCCAGGCCATGGATTCTTTATTACTAGATATCCTCTTTCTTCAGGCTTTGTAGGATTACCATTATCATCAACAACATCCGCCTCTATTCCGGGTAAAGGCATTCCGTTAGTCCCAGGTTTCAAAGGAATTAAATAAAGACCGGGTAAGTGACTAATCATGATACCACCAGTCTCAGTCATCCACCAAGTACTACCAAATGGTACTTCTCCTCTTCCAATTAACTTCCATAACCACTCAAAAGCTTCTGGATTTATTGGTTCTCCTACAGAATGTATAATTCTGATGGTGTCTGTCTTATGTGCCTTAACCCATTCATCACCGTATTTCATGAATGATCTTATTGCGGTTGGTGATGTATAGAATATCGTAACGCCGTATCTTTCAATTATTGAAACCCATCTATCCGGTTTAGGATAGTCTAAAGCTCCTTCATACATTATTTCGGTAACTCCTTCCATTAATGGTCCAAACACAATATAAGAATGCCCGGTAACCCATCCTATGTCTGCAGTGCACCAGTAAATATCATCATCTCTAACATCAAACACCCATTTCATCGTCGCATGAAGTAATGTAAGGTATCCTCCAGTATCGTGAACGATTCCTTTTGGCTTACCAGTTGTTCCAGAAGTGTAGAGTATATATAAGGGGTCTTCACTCTTTATCCTTTCTGGTTCAACATAAACACCTTGAGGAACTTCCCTTAACACATCATCTAGATATTTATCTCTTCCCTCGACCATGTTTACCTTTTGTCCTGTTCTTCTAACAACTATAACGTCTTTCACCGTAGAAACTTTCTCTAAAGCTTTATCAGCAATATCCTTTAACGGTACTATCTTACCTCTTCTCCAGCCCCCATCAGCTGTAATTAACACTTTAGCTTGTGCATCATCTATTCTCGTAGCTAGTGCATCAGCACTAAAGCCGGAAAATACTACAGTAAACACAACTCCAATTCTAGCCAATGCTAACATAAATATCGGCAATTCTGGTATCATTGGTAGATAAATAGCTACTGCATCTCCTTTCTTTAAACCGTATTTATTTCTAAGTATGTAAGCTACCCTATTAACCTCTGTGTATAAATCGTAATATGTTAATTTTCTCACTTCCTTAGGGTTTCCATTTTCATCTACTGGTTCTCCTTCCCAAATTATTGCTACCTTATTTTTTCTCCAACTCTTAGCATGCCTATCCACAGCTAAATATGAAGCATTTATTTCACCACCAACAAACCACTTATAAAATGGAGGATTAGAATCATCAAGTACCTTTTCCCAAGGCTTAAACCAGTCTAATTCTGATGCAACAGAAGCCCAAAATCCCTTATAGTCTCTCAGACTCGTGCTATGTATTTCCTTGTAAGTATTTATGTCAACTACCTTATTTGACTTAGGTACAATTTTAGTATTAAATGGTAGTGCCCAATTTACTGACATATTAATAAGTTATAAAACTTAATCATATTTATAATTATATATTGATAACTTACGTAGTAAAACTTATAATCATTGAGTGTATAATAAAACTATAATGACAGAATAAAAAAGAGCTAATCCTGCACCTCTAGGTTTATCCGGTTTCGCTTTAACAACGTTAGTTTTAAGTGTCTTTAATGCTGGTCTAATGTCTCAAGGATCTTCAGTAGTTGTTGGCTTAGCCGCGTTTTATGGAGGATTAGCACAGTTACTTGCTGGTGTCCTAGAATGGAGGGCTGGTAATACATTTGGTTATACTGCTTTCTTTACTTATGGTGCTTTTTGGGAATGGTTTTTTGTAACATCAATGTTTATACCCGGAGCTACAGCACAAGCTATAGGATTAGTTCTTATTGCTTTCGGAATATTTACATTAGTTATGTGGTTCGGTACTTTTAAGGCTAATCTGGGACTCTTTATGACAAAACGCGGGGCAAGCCTCGCCTTTTAAGGCGGGGTAAAGTTTTTAATCTTAGCTTAAAACTATTAATAAAGTGCGGGGAAGCCCACAAAGGTGGGCATACTGAAGATATGTGTCCCCGCACAGAACTACATATCCCCGAGTCCCCAAGAGCCAAGAGCAGAGGGCAACTCTTGGTGAGGGATAGGGGTAATGGGCTGAAGACCCAGCCCGTGGTCTACCGCTGGACGAACGGAGCGGGGTGGGTGCTTTACGCACCCACTAGCTATGAAGTTGTGAGGATGAAGGTGGTAAACCACAAACCTATGAACCGCCCTAAGGGAACCCTCGCCCTTTAGGGCGGGGAAGAGGTCAGTGTTGATGATGCTATAAAAGCTATAAAGGCAACACCATCTATCGGACATCCAAAGTAAAATAAATTTTTTCTTTTCTTTTTCTGTAAAGAAGCGCTCAAAATCTGTTCATAAAAAGGGGAAAAGAGACTTAACAATATCTTTTCTAATCAACAAATAACATAAAATTTAAACATTATGAAAGTCGAGTTTTTTAACAACAATTTGTAATTATAAATTATGAAGAAAAGTTTGTTATTAGGGAACGAAGCAATAGCCTTTGGTGCTCTAAAAGCTGGAGTAGGAATTGCTTCTGGATATCCCGGTACACCTTCAACAGAAATTATTGAAACTTTACAAAGGTTTAGAGACAGATATGTTGAGTGGAGCGTAAATGAAAAAGTTGCATTTGAAACTGCTTATGGAGCAAGTATAATGGGTGCTCACTCATTAGTAGCAATGAAACATGTAGGTTTAAATGTTGCCTCAGATCCTCTTATGAGTAGTTCTTACACTGGAGTTGAGGGTGCATTTGTAATTGTTTCCGCACAAGATCCCTCTATGTGGTCATCACAAAATGAGCAGGATAATAGATATTATGGTTTAATGAGTTTAATACCAGTGATCGAACCTTATGATCCTCAAAGTGCTTATGAGTTGACTGTTAAAGCCTTTAACTTATCTAGCAAAGTTCATCATCCGGTAATTTTATCTACAAATACTAGAATAAGTCACGTTAGAGGACCGGTTGAATATGAAGAACCTTCACCTCCCATATTAGGAAAACTTCAGAAAAAACCGGAGAAATACTCCCTAGTTCCTGACGTAGCAAGAAGAGATAGGCAAGAACAACTTAAGAGATGGGAGTTAATTCAACAGGAAATAAAGGAATTTAATGAGATTGAAGGAGATGGGAGAAAACTCATTATAGCTAGTGGGATAGCTTATTCTTATGTAAAAGAAATTTTACCTGAGTCTGTCAGAATACTTAAGCTATCTGCACCGGTACCGTTAAATAAGGAACAAATAGTTAAAGTATTAGAGGATGTTGATGAAGCATTAATAGTTGAGGAGTTAGAACCAATAGTAGAAATGCAAGTTAAAAGTATTGCATATGATGAAGGTTTCAGAATAAGAATTCATGGAAAAGATTATGTTCCTAGAAGTGGTGAATTAACACCAGATGTTGTAGAATTTGCAATAAAGAAGTTTTTAGGCATTTACTATGAACCTAAACCTAAAGTAGAAGAATATGTGCCACCGAGACCTCCAGCCATGTGTCCGGGTTGTCCACATAGGTCATCATTTATCGATATTAAAAGAGGAATTACACTTGGAGGTCTTCCACAGACCTTTTTCTCTGGTGATATAGGTTGTTATTCGCTTGGAATTTTACCACCTTTCCAAGAGCAAGATTCATTAACAAATATGGGTAGCAGTTTAGGTATCGCAAACGGGGTCTTTAGGGCTACGGGCATTATTCCAGTTGCAATTATTGGTGATTCAACATTCTTCCACTCTGGTTTATCAGCTCTGGCAAATGCAGTTTACAATAACTTACCGGTTTTAGTTGTGGTCTTAGATAACAGAGTTACTGCTATGACTGGGCAAAATCCGAGTCCATCAAAGGAGATTGATATTGCTAATGTCGCAAAAGGCTTAGGTGTAGAATACGTTAGAGAAATTGATCCGTTTAATTTGAAGGAGAGTACTAAGATAATTGCCGATGCAACAAATTGGGTAAAACAGAATAGGAAACCAGCTTTAATAGTAGCTAAAAGAGCTTGTGCCTTAGACGTTATTGACAAATTTGATGAATTACCTATAGCAGAGGTTGATATTAACAAATGCACGGGTTGTACAATATGTTATGATTACTTTACATGTCCGGCAATAATTCCCAGAGAAGATAAAAAAGCTATTATTGATCCGGTTTTATGTATAGGCTGTGGTGCTTGCATTCCTATATGTCCGTATAATGCTATATCGTTAAAGGGAGAAATACCAAAAGGGTGGGATGAGTTATGGAGAAGTTAGACATTTTGATTGCTGGTATTGGAGGTCAGGGAGTAATAACTTTAGGGAAAATAATTGCCACTTCAGCATTAATTTCTGGAGTAAAGGCATTAGTTGCTGAAACTCACGGTTTAGCACAGAGAGGAGGGGCTGTAAATGTTCATGTTAGGTTAGGAAATGTGTATTCACCATTAATAAAAAAAGCTGACTTTCTAGTTGCGTTAGAAGCTACAGAAGCATTAAGGAATTTATCTTATGCTGATAAGGAGACCATACTCATAGTTAATGAAAGGGTGGAGAGATCAGTTTTACCTAAAGTTAAGATGCTTAGTTTAGATGAGATTAAAGAAAGACTCAAGGAATATAGGGCGATTTATATTCCAGCTGAGAGAATAGCAATTGATTCTGGTAATCCAAGAGGGGCAAACATAGTTATGTTAAGCCTCTTAATGGATTTTGGATTAAAGAAACTAATTGATGAGGACAAGCTCCTTTCTCTATTAGATGAGAAAAATAAGAGAGTATATTTAGCTGGAAAAGAATCGATTACTTTTTTACGAATAAGATAGAGGTTATTTTTATGTTAAGCAGAAAAATTATTGAGGAGAGCGATATTTACTTAGCAACATCAACTAGGGATCCAGAATTATTTCCTCTTGTAATTGATCACGGTGAAGGAGTATGGATTTATGATGTTGATGGAAATAAGTATCTAGATTTTACATCTGGTATAGGTGTAAATAATTTAGGATGGCCTTCGCATCCAGAAGTTATAAAGATAGGTATTGAACAAATGCAAAAATTAGCTCATGCTGCAGCAAATGATTTTTACAATATTCCCCAACTGGAATTAGCTAAAAAGCTTGTGACTTATTCACCAGGTAACTTCCAAAAGAAAGTATTCTTTTCTAACAGCGGTACCGAAGCTATTGAGGCATCAATTAAAGTTGTCAAAAACACTGGTAGAAAATACATAATAGCTTTTTTAGGCGGTTTTCACGGAAGAACTTTTGGTTCAATTTCTTTAACAGCAAGCAAGGCTGTACAAAGATCTATAGTAGGGCCTTTCATGCCTGGAGTAATTCATGTTCCATACCCCAATCCCTACAGAAATCCATGGCATATTAACGGATATGAAAACCCTAGCGAACTAGTAAATCGTGTTATTGAATTTATTGAGGATTATATCTTTGTAAACCTAGTTCCACCGGAAGAAGTGGCTGGAATATTTTTCGAACCTATTCAGGGTGAAGGAGGGTATGTAATCCCTCCTAAGAATTTCTTTGCTGAACTCCAGAAATTAGCTAAGAAATATGGAATTTTACTGGTCGATGATGAAGTCCAAATGGGTTTAGGCAGAACTGGAAAGCTCTTTGCTATTGAAAACTTTAACACAGTTCCAGATGTAATTACTTTAGCTAAAGCATTAGGAGGAGGGATTATGCCTATTGGTGCAACTATATTTAGAAAAGATCTTGATTTTAAACCCGGAATGCATAGTAACACTTTCGGTGGTAATGCTTTAGCTTGTGCAATAGGTTCAAAGGTGATCGACATTGTTAAGGATTTATTACCTCATGTAAATG
The sequence above is drawn from the Sulfurisphaera tokodaii str. 7 genome and encodes:
- the acs gene encoding acetate--CoA ligase; amino-acid sequence: MSVNWALPFNTKIVPKSNKVVDINTYKEIHSTSLRDYKGFWASVASELDWFKPWEKVLDDSNPPFYKWFVGGEINASYLAVDRHAKSWRKNKVAIIWEGEPVDENGNPKEVRKLTYYDLYTEVNRVAYILRNKYGLKKGDAVAIYLPMIPELPIFMLALARIGVVFTVVFSGFSADALATRIDDAQAKVLITADGGWRRGKIVPLKDIADKALEKVSTVKDVIVVRRTGQKVNMVEGRDKYLDDVLREVPQGVYVEPERIKSEDPLYILYTSGTTGKPKGIVHDTGGYLTLLHATMKWVFDVRDDDIYWCTADIGWVTGHSYIVFGPLMEGVTEIMYEGALDYPKPDRWVSIIERYGVTIFYTSPTAIRSFMKYGDEWVKAHKTDTIRIIHSVGEPINPEAFEWLWKLIGRGEVPFGSTWWMTETGGIMISHLPGLYLIPLKPGTNGMPLPGIEADVVDDNGNPTKPEERGYLVIKNPWPGMPLTIHRDPERYIKIYWSKFPGMFYAGDYAVKDSDGYFWVLGRADEVIKVAGHRLGTYELESAIIEHPAVAEAAVVGVPDPVKGEVPVAFVILKQGVSPSKNLMDDILKTVRDKVGPIATLSSIYFVSKLPKTRSGKIMRRVVKAVITNQPVGDITTLENEASVEEVKKAYEEFKAEIGKS
- a CDS encoding 4-hydroxyphenylacetate 3-hydroxylase family protein; the encoded protein is MIRKGEDYIKSIKAHHPVVYYEGEVVEDITEHQAFKIPVRTVAKYYDLHWDPEYSKYLRVYNPDVGEETSISFLRPRNKQDLAKLRDGLIKIYDFYRGFFGRSPDYLNVWTTVFYAHAEDYFGKHFGSKFMENMIEIYREATKNDLFYTHAIVAPMYDRSRPPSQWEDPYIQVGIVEEKPDGVIVRGAAMLSTAGPYSEMLWYLPNIRRDTDPRYAIYFSIPTETKGVKFLARRGFPPREGGEFEYPISSRFEESDAILVFDNVFVPYDRIIFFKKPELIEDLMWHTVSLRGWFNWHFVIQHYSRLKFLAGLAIAVAEAAGINNFINVQEKIGEILIYVALNEAALYASVERAQELPNIARPDPYISISASHFNMKAVPRANEILRLISAGSSIPVPAGIKDFENPEERRLLDKYMAMKGLNALERVKLFNLLWDVIGSESGMRYEQYDRFSRGDPTIRWAQTYTEVFKDRKNEFVKLVKEIMDQMPNPKA
- a CDS encoding acetyl ornithine aminotransferase family protein, with the protein product MLSRKIIEESDIYLATSTRDPELFPLVIDHGEGVWIYDVDGNKYLDFTSGIGVNNLGWPSHPEVIKIGIEQMQKLAHAAANDFYNIPQLELAKKLVTYSPGNFQKKVFFSNSGTEAIEASIKVVKNTGRKYIIAFLGGFHGRTFGSISLTASKAVQRSIVGPFMPGVIHVPYPNPYRNPWHINGYENPSELVNRVIEFIEDYIFVNLVPPEEVAGIFFEPIQGEGGYVIPPKNFFAELQKLAKKYGILLVDDEVQMGLGRTGKLFAIENFNTVPDVITLAKALGGGIMPIGATIFRKDLDFKPGMHSNTFGGNALACAIGSKVIDIVKDLLPHVNEIGKIFAEELQGLADDVRGIGLAWGLEYNEKKVRDRIIGESFKRGLLLLPAGRSAIRVIPPLVISEEEAKQGLDILKKVIKVVK
- a CDS encoding indolepyruvate ferredoxin oxidoreductase subunit alpha, coding for MKKSLLLGNEAIAFGALKAGVGIASGYPGTPSTEIIETLQRFRDRYVEWSVNEKVAFETAYGASIMGAHSLVAMKHVGLNVASDPLMSSSYTGVEGAFVIVSAQDPSMWSSQNEQDNRYYGLMSLIPVIEPYDPQSAYELTVKAFNLSSKVHHPVILSTNTRISHVRGPVEYEEPSPPILGKLQKKPEKYSLVPDVARRDRQEQLKRWELIQQEIKEFNEIEGDGRKLIIASGIAYSYVKEILPESVRILKLSAPVPLNKEQIVKVLEDVDEALIVEELEPIVEMQVKSIAYDEGFRIRIHGKDYVPRSGELTPDVVEFAIKKFLGIYYEPKPKVEEYVPPRPPAMCPGCPHRSSFIDIKRGITLGGLPQTFFSGDIGCYSLGILPPFQEQDSLTNMGSSLGIANGVFRATGIIPVAIIGDSTFFHSGLSALANAVYNNLPVLVVVLDNRVTAMTGQNPSPSKEIDIANVAKGLGVEYVREIDPFNLKESTKIIADATNWVKQNRKPALIVAKRACALDVIDKFDELPIAEVDINKCTGCTICYDYFTCPAIIPREDKKAIIDPVLCIGCGACIPICPYNAISLKGEIPKGWDELWRS
- a CDS encoding cation:proton antiporter, with protein sequence MEEIYIALFDIALFIFIAEFFKTQLRKIDLPDLVSELIAGMIIGPYAVGGLINDILGFHLITLDQYVLFISEFAVILIIFASGLEHGLSPLKEAGILGFMGATFGALLPFFAGYFIYANSFGSNSALFLGVSLGATSLAAVAYLIEGINTKGVKFLISASAVDDIVDLILLSTVLILIKNSTIVITSISLRIVSLIVIWLVILFLSITIIPRIANKLSDVYIEEFTMLVLFGLTLFMVYLGYSPIISAFVAGVSISNSLKSEKIKEIVTIVLSVFGPMFFVTVGAEVNLLLINLNTLLLALELTSIATIFKMLGIMPFAYLYIKDLKRAMIIALGMVPRGETGLVVASIGLSLNALDQNEFESIVFMSILTTVIGALVIKRYSHQL
- a CDS encoding fumarylacetoacetate hydrolase family protein; amino-acid sequence: MTKFLSFLVNNTRKLGILNGNYIYEVKDFYSTEPKGEAYKIDEIEFDIPVMPSAIICTLVNTPGMIGVKDKSEAREFIKSPKFFLKLPSVAIPHKKPIITPKDAIRPEVEIGVITRKIKRGATLNEIKKNIIGYTVFNDITYPPGIKEDSYYAYRRDPSDGKVKKLLIRGTHFRNKVRDSFAPFGPWIVTPEEIDDVNSLEMKSYYDGKLVQEGNSEDFVFSIEEIILELTKYVTLPEFSLISSGSVGYIGAEEVSEFSLKPINNAIMVAEVEKIGKLENPTIIDENNV
- a CDS encoding indolepyruvate oxidoreductase subunit beta, which translates into the protein MEKLDILIAGIGGQGVITLGKIIATSALISGVKALVAETHGLAQRGGAVNVHVRLGNVYSPLIKKADFLVALEATEALRNLSYADKETILIVNERVERSVLPKVKMLSLDEIKERLKEYRAIYIPAERIAIDSGNPRGANIVMLSLLMDFGLKKLIDEDKLLSLLDEKNKRVYLAGKESITFLRIR